One genomic segment of Osmia bicornis bicornis chromosome 16, iOsmBic2.1, whole genome shotgun sequence includes these proteins:
- the LOC114871541 gene encoding tyrosine-protein kinase hopscotch isoform X1 yields MESDRHAIVYVANEEKELTYSIAYGQTIEDLSIKICKSLGIGPVARHLFAVRNHYTKLWYSLAHHLEAKDKNKFDFRLRFKPSSLYRLKQIDENAYDYYFQQARADVMDNKVPDIVYERHKQELIGLGVSDMYRVMLEKKVPRETVESEYRKYIPKECIKRHAFFIKKPIHNALRKISGHDANYVKEQYLKQFQCMAPNYPYEEYEALMDRGFQNPPAKVSLRVNVNEVKYYEANATSWTTLCAIEDLCFVSIRQDNTVEISRKNGIPSYLKFSKSTFLMSFVSALDGYYRLAVKWTFNLCGEIVTPSLERLYKLKCHGPVGQDFSYAKLLEKRANKPGCYLLRECGTEYDTYYLDGYNKEGKLFSKKIEEKTSSNEFIIVGSPNRYNSLAQCVASFQDSEGQSYLTECLPPSEYDKSPLLLCAPESAVSEVAADEEIVASVLETGPRCVPQNQLEIYKPFLKITRNHHYSPTVLHRAIWRLTKGKKLEVALKILKQEEESNYTKEFLELAGKWSQLRSGTLVRLYGLTVTPSIGMLLELVRHGTLDEYLRSSSSQTVKTVDMVEATACLATALWHLEENGVVHGNIRCNKLLVHAHTNNSFVVKLADPGLFVYKETDIHWLPPETYTNPELARYSFQADVWAVGTTIWQIFARGATLLELQNVAVMKKFYESGKRLPIPSGCPTEVYRLMRECWGDVNGSRKQPQAIMRDINQILYQVYNSRRSHAYATAFPKLFNSELKKHSPDNSDTSDDNKSINSESRTSSLLTDNTSLPWNDMDDSTQSLININGTSVGSLEDLSAYLSWSSNTRRNSEGGSVSQNNVPSMNCIEHSTQTLRIRHAGDLDEVIRRNEQGGEEDSDSRRSSNDSLGQMRGIYELDIDCNVILQGRIGQGFYGEVYRGTLERETGKDTEQQQVAIKKLKTKALEADIRDFEREIAIMKTLKHPNVVEILGVISEPEVCLVMEYVKHGSLQSYLLIHKQELTHKRLLGFALDIATGMEYLGSKSIVHRDLAARNILVADENKVKISDFGLAQVTGKNDYYILQTDRGLPIKWYAPESIRDGKFSTRSDVWSFGVTMYETFGYGEEPRLPGLDSSIERLQNEQEKGSTELLAALERGTRLPCPSTCPQAIYIKLMYPCWHLQSHQRPDFAALCNDIRDLLAQY; encoded by the exons atggAAAGCGATCGACATGCGATCGTTTATGTTGCAAATGAAGAAAAGGAATTAACTTATTCGATTGCTTATGGACAAACAATTGAAGATCTTAGTATCAAG ATTTGTAAATCTCTAGGTATAGGACCAGTAGCAAGACATCTTTTTGCTGTTAGAAATCATTACACAAAACTATGGTATTCATTAGCGCATCATTTAGAAGCGAAGGATAAAAACAAGTTTGATTTTAGACTAAGGTTTAAACCCTCAAGTTTATACAGATTAAAACAAATTGATGAAAATGCCTATGACTATTATTTTCAACAAGCACGCGCTGATGTTATGGATAATAAAGTACCAGACATTGTTTATGAGAGACATAAACAAGAGTTAATTGGTCTCGGTGTTAGCGATATGTACAG AGTAATGTTAGAAAAGAAAGTACCAAGAGAAACAGTAGAATCAGAATACCGAAAATATATTCCAAAAGAATGTATAAAACGGCATgcattttttatcaaaaaacCAATACATAATGCGCTTCGTAAAATATCTGGACACGATGCGAATTATGTTAAAGAACAATATTTGAAACAATTTCAATGCATGGCGCCGAATTATCCATACGAAGAATATGAAGCTTTAATGGACAGAGGTTTTCAAAACCCTCCAGCAAAAGTGTCTTTAAGAGTTAATGTAAATGAAGTGAAATATTATGAAGCAAATGCCACTTCATGGACTACATTGTGTGCAATTGAAGATTTATGTTTTGTTTCTATAAG acaAGATAATACAGTGGAAATATCACGGAAGAATGGTATACCttcatatttaaaattttcgaaaagtACATTTTTAATGTCCTTTGTTTCTGCATTAGATGGTTATTATCGTTTAGCGGTTAAATGGACATTTAATTTGTGCGGTGAGATTGTTACTCCTTCTTTAGAAAGactatataaattaaaatgccATGGTCCAGTTGG gCAAGATTTTTCATATGCAAAACTTCTAGAAAAACGCGCGAATAAACCAGGCTGTTACCTTCTTAGAGAATGTGGAACTGAGTACGATACATACTACCTAGATGGATATAACAAAGAAGGAAagttattttctaaaaaaatagaagagaaaaCTTCatcaaatgaatttattattgttggTAGTCCTAATAGATATAATTCATTGGCACAATGTGTTGCATCTTTCCAAGATTCTGAAGGACAGTCATATCTTACAGAATGTCTACCACCTTCAGAGTatg ATAAATCACCACTATTACTATGTGCCCCTGAAAGTGCAGTCAGTGAAGTTGCAGCAGATGAGGAAATTGTAGCTTCAGTTTTAGAGACCGGACCACGTTGTGTACCTCAGAACCAGCTCGAAATTTACAAaccttttctaaaaattactAGAAATCATCATTATTCACCGACAGTTCTTCACCGAGCAATTTGGAGATTAACTAAAGGAAAAAAATTAGAAGTCgctcttaaaattttaaaacaagaagaagaatcaAATTACACAAAAGAATTTTTGGAACTTGCTGGAAAGTGGTCTCAGCTGCGTTCTGGAACTCTTGTAAG GTTATATGGTTTAACAGTAACACCATCCATTGGAATGCTTTTGGAATTGGTACGGCACGGTACTCTTGACGAATATTTACGTAGTTCTTCTTCTCAAACTGTTAAAACTGTAGATATGGTAGAAGCTACAGCTTGTCTAGCTACTGCTCTTTGGCACCTTGAAGAGAACGGTGTAGTTCATGGTAACATTAGATGCAATAAACTCCTCGTCCATGCCCATACTAATAATAGCTTTGTAGTCAAACTTGCCGATCCAGGATTATTTGTGTATAAGGAGACAGATATTCATTGGTTACCTCCAGAAACGTACACGAATCCAGAATTAGCTAGGTATAGTTTCCAAGCAGATGTTTGGGCTGTGGGAACAACAATTTGGCAAATCTTTGCTAG AGGGGCCACTTTATTAGAACTTCAAAATGTAGCTgttatgaaaaaattttatgaatcCGGAAAACGTTTGCCTATACCAAGTGGCTGCCCTACAGAAGTTTACAGACTAATGCGTGAATGTTGGGGAGACGTAAATGGTTCTAGAAAACAACCACAGGCGATTATGAGAGATATAAACCAAATTCTGTATCAAGTATATAATTCACGCAGGAGTCATGCTTATGCAACAGCTTTTCCTAAGTTATTCAATTCTGAATTAAAGAAACATAGTCCAGATAATTCTGACACAAGTGATGACAACAAGTCAATAAATAGTGAATCGAGGACTAGTAGTCTTCTTACGGATAATACAAGTCTTCCTTGGAATGACATGGACGACA GTACGCAAAgtttgataaatattaatgGTACGAGTGTAGGTAGTCTAGAAGATTTGTCTGCTTATTTAAGTTGGTCATCTAATACAAGAAGAAATTCAGAAGGCGGTTCGGTATCTCAGAATAATGTTCCTAGTATGAATTGTATTGAACACTCAACTCAAACACTGCGAATAAGGCATGCTGGTGATTTAGATGAG GTGATAAGAAGAAATGAACAAGGAGGTGAAGAAGACTCCGATTCTAGAAGAAGTAGTAATGATTCTTTAGGCCAAATGCGAGGCATTTATGAATTAGATATAGATTGTAACGTAATTCTACAAGGTAGAATTGGTCAAGGTTTTTATGGTGAAGTTTATAGAGGAACACTAGAAAGAGAAACTGGAAAAGATACGGAGCAACAACAGGTtgctataaaaaaattaaaaacaaaagcaTTAGAAGCAGACATAAGGGATTTTGAAAGAGAAATCGCCATAATGAAG ACTTTGAAACATCCAAACGTAGTAGAAATTCTAGGAGTAATATCAGAGCCTGAAGTTTGTTTAGTAATGGAGTATGTAAAACATGGTTCATTACAAAGTTATTTGTTAATTCACAAACAAGAATTAACGCATAAAAGATTATTAGGTTTTGCATTGGATATTGCAACAGGAATGGAGTATTTGGGTAGCAAGAGTATTGTTCACAGAGATCTTGCTGCAAGAAATATTTTAGTCGCTGATGAAAATAAAGTGAAAATTAGTGACTTTGGGCTGGCTCAAGTTACTGGGAAGaatgattattatattttacagaCTGATCGCGGTCTTCCTATTAAATg GTATGCTCCAGAAAGTATTAGAGATGGAAAATTTTCTACTCGATCAGATGTCTGGTCTTTTGGTGTAACAATGTATGAAACGTTTGGTTATGGAGAAGAACCACGTTTACCTGGTCTTGATTCAAGTATAGAACGTCTTCAAAATGAGCAAGAAAAAGGAAGTACCGAATTATTAGCCGCGTTAGAAAGAGGCACTCGTCTTCCTTGCCCTTCTACCTGTCCCCAAGCAATTTATATAAAACTTATGTATCCCTGTTGGCATCTACAAAGTCATCAGAGGCCAGATTTTGCAGCTCTTTGCAATGATATCAGAGATCTCCTTGCTCAGTACTAA